From a region of the Paenibacillus lutimineralis genome:
- the hemW gene encoding radical SAM family heme chaperone HemW, whose product MPEQEIEVKSSAPKAVYIHIPFCTNKCFYCDFNSYVLKDQPVMDYLRALDHEMELTVSHTPPGEIRSIFVGGGTPTVLNPQEMEFFLASVRKHFPNFAPDIEFSMEANPGTTDLEKLKVMREGGVNRVSFGVQAFQNELLSGIGRIHNTEDVYRSLENAHKAGLHNLSIDLMFGLPNQTVEMLDYSVQKALELGLPHYSIYSLKVEENTLFHTLYQKNQLPLPDEEAELKMYLLLMERMKEAGYKQYEISNFAKPGYESRHNITYWRNEDYYGFGAGAHGYVGRQRHINIKGVNPYVEAANTRLPRLDQFTVPREEAMEDFMMVGLRMLDGIRNVDFEAQFAVKLEEMFGSHLRKMVESGLLERYEDEGGYRLSEKGILFGNEVFAEFIDTLTEPK is encoded by the coding sequence ATGCCTGAACAGGAGATTGAAGTGAAGTCATCCGCTCCGAAGGCGGTTTATATTCATATTCCCTTCTGCACCAATAAATGCTTCTACTGCGATTTCAATTCGTATGTACTGAAGGACCAACCGGTTATGGACTATTTGCGGGCATTGGACCATGAAATGGAGCTTACGGTCAGCCATACACCTCCGGGAGAAATTCGCAGCATCTTTGTTGGCGGAGGTACGCCAACCGTATTGAACCCACAGGAGATGGAGTTCTTTCTCGCTTCTGTGCGCAAGCATTTTCCAAACTTTGCGCCGGATATCGAGTTCTCGATGGAAGCCAATCCAGGGACGACCGATCTGGAGAAGCTGAAGGTGATGCGTGAAGGCGGTGTGAATCGGGTCAGCTTCGGGGTTCAGGCATTCCAGAATGAGCTATTGTCCGGGATTGGTCGTATTCACAATACTGAAGATGTGTACCGCAGCTTAGAGAATGCCCATAAGGCCGGACTGCATAATCTCTCGATCGATCTGATGTTCGGCCTGCCGAATCAGACCGTGGAGATGCTTGATTACAGTGTACAAAAAGCGCTTGAGCTTGGTCTGCCGCATTACTCGATCTACAGCCTGAAGGTAGAAGAGAATACGCTGTTCCATACGCTGTATCAGAAGAATCAACTTCCGCTTCCAGATGAAGAGGCTGAGCTGAAGATGTATTTGCTGCTGATGGAGCGGATGAAGGAAGCGGGATATAAGCAGTATGAGATCAGCAATTTTGCGAAGCCGGGCTATGAGAGCCGCCATAACATCACCTATTGGCGAAATGAGGATTACTACGGCTTTGGGGCCGGAGCGCATGGATATGTGGGTCGCCAGCGTCATATCAACATCAAGGGAGTTAACCCTTACGTAGAAGCAGCGAATACGCGGCTCCCACGTCTGGATCAATTTACGGTTCCTCGTGAGGAAGCGATGGAGGACTTCATGATGGTTGGTCTGCGTATGCTAGATGGAATTCGAAATGTAGATTTTGAGGCCCAATTTGCAGTGAAGCTTGAGGAGATGTTCGGCAGTCATTTGCGCAAGATGGTGGAATCCGGATTGCTTGAACGCTATGAGGACGAGGGCGGCTATCGGCTTAGTGAGAAAGGGATTTTGTTCGGTAATGAGGTGTTTGCTGAATTTATCGACACACTCACGGAACCTAAATAA
- a CDS encoding N-acetyltransferase codes for MPAVAVSRRATLEDVEQLYLLIDDYARKGIMLPRSRKVLERLINDFVVTEVDGAVVGCGSLCKLGDELVEIRSLGIAEGYKGQGLGSMLVKQLVEEARVQGIPKVMALTYEVSFFLKNGFNVVEKEIFPEKVWTDCVNCSKQHACDEIAVLKILD; via the coding sequence ATGCCAGCCGTAGCGGTAAGCAGAAGAGCAACACTTGAGGATGTAGAGCAATTATACTTACTGATTGATGATTATGCACGCAAAGGAATTATGCTGCCGCGCTCCCGTAAAGTGCTGGAACGGCTGATCAATGATTTTGTAGTAACCGAGGTGGATGGAGCAGTCGTTGGCTGTGGATCGCTCTGTAAGTTAGGTGACGAGCTGGTGGAGATTCGCTCGCTCGGCATCGCCGAAGGTTATAAGGGCCAGGGGCTTGGATCGATGCTTGTCAAGCAATTGGTAGAAGAGGCGAGAGTGCAGGGTATACCGAAGGTAATGGCGCTGACTTACGAGGTTTCCTTCTTTCTGAAGAACGGCTTCAACGTTGTAGAGAAAGAGATCTTTCCAGAGAAAGTATGGACGGATTGCGTGAATTGTTCCAAGCAGCATGCTTGTGATGAAATAGCAGTGCTCAAGATACTGGACTGA
- the hrcA gene encoding heat-inducible transcriptional repressor HrcA — MLTERQRMILNAIVDDYIRSAEPVGSRSISKRGDVGYSPATIRNEMADLEELGFLEQPHTSAGRIPSHKGYRYYVDHLSPLNLLAPEELATMKMFFAEKLNALEQVVQHAGTILSHMTNYTSILLGPEVFHTSLRHFQLLPLSDNSAVAIIVTSTGQVENKTVTIPAGVSVAEMEKVVNLLNHKLAGVPIYKLKSALYNELGQEMQRYVTHFEELTKVLDEAFDNGQDGQRLFLSGATNMLTQPEFRDVDKIKGILDLFEETPTLMKMLASASAGTGIQVRIGSEINHDAFVNCSLITATYAIEGESVGTIGILGPTRMDYARVIPILDILSKNLTQFFTKKHDK, encoded by the coding sequence ATGTTGACGGAACGCCAGAGAATGATTTTGAATGCTATAGTAGATGACTATATTCGCTCGGCGGAACCAGTGGGGTCCCGAAGCATCTCCAAGCGTGGCGATGTCGGGTACAGTCCCGCTACGATCCGTAACGAGATGGCAGATCTTGAGGAGCTTGGTTTTCTTGAGCAGCCGCATACCTCGGCCGGACGCATTCCGTCTCATAAGGGGTATCGGTATTATGTGGACCACTTGTCCCCATTAAATTTGCTTGCTCCTGAAGAACTGGCTACAATGAAAATGTTCTTTGCGGAGAAACTAAATGCACTTGAACAGGTTGTCCAGCATGCCGGAACGATCCTTTCGCATATGACGAATTACACTTCCATCCTGCTTGGGCCGGAAGTTTTTCATACGTCATTGCGGCATTTCCAATTGCTCCCGCTGTCCGATAATTCAGCGGTGGCGATTATTGTGACGAGCACCGGACAGGTGGAGAACAAGACGGTTACAATCCCAGCCGGCGTCTCGGTAGCGGAGATGGAGAAGGTCGTCAATTTGCTGAATCACAAATTGGCGGGAGTTCCAATCTATAAGTTGAAATCCGCTCTGTACAATGAGCTTGGCCAGGAAATGCAGCGTTATGTGACGCATTTTGAAGAGTTGACGAAGGTGCTCGATGAAGCCTTCGACAATGGACAGGACGGCCAACGCCTCTTCCTTAGCGGAGCTACGAACATGCTGACACAACCGGAGTTCCGGGATGTTGATAAAATCAAAGGCATCCTTGATCTGTTCGAGGAGACACCGACATTAATGAAGATGTTGGCCTCTGCTTCTGCAGGTACAGGAATTCAAGTGCGCATCGGTTCCGAGATTAATCATGATGCCTTTGTCAATTGCAGTTTGATTACTGCAACCTATGCGATCGAAGGCGAATCTGTTGGAACAATTGGTATTTTGGGACCCACCCGGATGGATTACGCTCGGGTGATACCGATTTTGGATATATTGTCCAAGAATTTGACCCAGTTCTTTACCAAGAAGCATGACAAGTAA
- the grpE gene encoding nucleotide exchange factor GrpE — MKEQQPVQDTINQEEELNHGVDVNQGQSHEAEEQMAPEAEAASTNAADDKANDELDKFRAELEEHQQRLLRVQADYDNFRRRTVKEKEDLAKYASAKLISELLPVIDNFERALGTVSDNEEVVAYSKGVEMIIRQFENVLQAEGLKKMEAVGEAFNPDFHQAIMQVESDEYEEGIVVEEVQSGYLLKDKVLRPAMVKVSG; from the coding sequence TTGAAGGAACAACAGCCTGTTCAAGATACAATCAATCAAGAGGAAGAATTGAATCATGGCGTGGATGTGAATCAAGGTCAAAGTCATGAGGCGGAGGAGCAGATGGCTCCAGAGGCCGAAGCGGCGTCGACCAATGCCGCGGATGATAAAGCAAACGACGAGCTTGATAAATTTCGGGCTGAACTGGAAGAGCACCAACAGCGGCTCTTGCGCGTTCAGGCTGATTATGATAATTTCCGCCGCCGTACGGTGAAGGAGAAGGAAGATCTGGCGAAATATGCTTCAGCCAAGCTGATCTCCGAGCTTCTTCCTGTGATCGATAACTTCGAGAGAGCTTTGGGAACGGTAAGTGACAATGAAGAAGTTGTCGCTTATTCCAAAGGTGTTGAGATGATTATCCGCCAATTTGAGAACGTACTCCAGGCCGAAGGCTTGAAAAAGATGGAGGCTGTCGGAGAGGCGTTCAATCCTGATTTCCATCAGGCCATCATGCAGGTGGAATCGGATGAATACGAAGAAGGCATCGTCGTTGAGGAAGTTCAGAGCGGATATTTGCTCAAGGATAAAGTGCTGCGTCCTGCTATGGTTAAGGTTAGCGGCTAA
- the dnaK gene encoding molecular chaperone DnaK, with product MSKVIGIDLGTTNSCVAVMEGGEAVVIPNPEGARTTPSVVGFKKDGERIVGETAKRQAITNPDRTINSIKRHMGSNHKETIDSKDYTPQEISAIILQKLKSDAEAYLGQPVTQAVITVPAYFNDSQRQATKDAGKIAGLEVLRIVNEPTAAALAYGMEKAEDHTILVYDLGGGTFDVSILELGDGFFEVKATSGDNNLGGDDFDQAIIDYLVAEFKKDQGIDLSKDKAAVQRLKDAAEKAKKELSGVLTTTISLPFITVLDGVPQHLELNLTRAKFEELTEDLVERTMGPTRRALSDAGLTPADLDKVVLVGGSTRIPAVQEAIKKVTGKEPHKGVNPDEVVALGAAVQAGVLTGDVKDVVLLDVTPLSLGIETAGGVFTKMIERNTTIPTSKSQVYSTYADNQPSVEIHVLQGEREMAAGNKTLGRFMLGDIPLAPRGVPQIEVTFDIDANGIVNVSATDKGTGKSQMITITSSSGLNDEEIDRMMKDAELNAEEDKKRKELVEAKNAADQLIYSVDKTIKELGDKVDAGEKEKADAAKEELKKAVESDDVDTIKAATEKLTEIVQQLSVKLYEQAQAQAGADADAGQAGGAKKDNVVDADYEVVDDDKQ from the coding sequence ATGAGTAAAGTTATTGGTATTGACCTTGGTACAACAAACTCCTGCGTAGCAGTTATGGAAGGCGGCGAAGCCGTTGTTATTCCTAACCCTGAAGGCGCACGTACAACCCCTTCCGTAGTAGGCTTCAAGAAAGATGGCGAACGGATCGTCGGCGAGACTGCAAAACGTCAAGCCATCACAAATCCAGATCGTACGATCAATTCGATTAAAAGACATATGGGTTCGAACCATAAAGAAACCATTGACAGCAAGGACTACACTCCACAAGAAATCTCGGCTATCATCCTACAGAAGCTGAAATCCGATGCTGAGGCTTATCTTGGACAACCGGTAACCCAAGCGGTTATCACGGTCCCTGCATATTTTAACGATAGCCAGCGTCAAGCGACTAAGGATGCCGGTAAAATTGCGGGTCTTGAAGTGCTTCGTATCGTCAACGAGCCTACAGCAGCTGCGCTTGCTTATGGTATGGAAAAAGCAGAAGATCATACGATCCTCGTCTATGACCTGGGCGGCGGTACGTTCGACGTATCCATCCTTGAGCTTGGCGACGGCTTCTTCGAAGTTAAAGCAACGAGCGGTGACAACAACCTGGGCGGCGATGACTTTGACCAAGCAATCATCGACTATCTGGTTGCTGAATTCAAGAAAGATCAAGGCATCGACTTGAGCAAGGACAAAGCGGCGGTACAACGTTTGAAAGATGCTGCTGAGAAAGCGAAGAAGGAATTGTCCGGCGTACTTACGACGACAATCTCCCTGCCGTTCATCACTGTTCTTGATGGCGTGCCTCAACACTTGGAGTTAAACCTGACTCGTGCTAAGTTCGAAGAATTGACTGAAGATCTCGTTGAACGTACGATGGGCCCAACTCGTCGTGCGCTTAGTGATGCAGGCTTGACCCCTGCAGATCTCGACAAGGTTGTTCTTGTCGGTGGATCGACTCGTATTCCTGCAGTACAGGAAGCAATCAAGAAAGTAACTGGTAAAGAGCCTCATAAAGGCGTTAACCCGGACGAAGTAGTTGCCCTCGGTGCTGCGGTGCAAGCTGGCGTATTGACTGGTGACGTGAAGGACGTCGTATTACTCGACGTTACTCCACTCTCCCTTGGTATTGAGACAGCTGGCGGCGTATTTACGAAAATGATCGAGCGTAATACGACGATCCCAACCAGTAAATCACAAGTATACTCTACTTATGCAGATAACCAGCCGAGCGTAGAAATTCACGTTCTGCAAGGGGAACGCGAGATGGCAGCCGGCAACAAGACGCTGGGACGCTTCATGCTGGGCGACATTCCTCTCGCTCCACGCGGTGTTCCGCAAATCGAAGTTACCTTCGACATCGATGCCAACGGTATCGTTAATGTATCCGCAACGGATAAAGGAACGGGCAAGAGCCAGATGATTACGATCACTTCTTCCAGCGGCTTGAATGATGAAGAAATCGATCGTATGATGAAAGATGCCGAGCTGAATGCGGAAGAAGATAAGAAACGCAAAGAGCTGGTTGAAGCGAAGAATGCGGCTGACCAATTGATCTACAGCGTCGACAAGACCATTAAAGAGCTTGGCGATAAGGTAGATGCTGGAGAGAAAGAAAAAGCGGACGCTGCTAAAGAAGAACTGAAGAAAGCAGTTGAAAGCGACGATGTAGATACTATCAAAGCTGCTACTGAGAAACTGACAGAAATCGTTCAACAACTGTCTGTGAAGCTGTATGAGCAAGCACAAGCGCAAGCGGGTGCCGATGCTGATGCGGGGCAAGCTGGCGGTGCGAAGAAGGATAATGTCGTAGATGCAGACTATGAAGTCGTGGACGACGATAAGCAATAA
- the dnaJ gene encoding molecular chaperone DnaJ — protein sequence MAEKRDYYEVLGVTKNANEDEIKKAYRKLARQYHPDVNKASDAEDKFKEVKEAYDILSDSGKRARYDQYGHVDPNQGMGGGFQGGDFGGFGDIFDMFFGGGGRRDPNAPQRGNDLQYNLTIEFKEAVFGKEMDITIPRTESCDTCFGSGAKPGTKPETCSVCHGSGQQEVVQNTPFGRMVNRRACSNCGGKGKIIKEKCSTCGGNGQVKKQRKLHIRIPAGVDDGAQMRMAGEGEGGLRGGPSGDLYIIINVKTHDFFEREGDDIYCEVPLTFAQAALGDEIEIPTLSEKVKLKIPAGTQTGTFFRLKGKGVPRLRGVGQGDQHVKVVVITPSKLNEEQKELLRQFASLSGEQTHENEQSFFDRMKKAFRGD from the coding sequence ATGGCTGAGAAGCGAGATTATTATGAAGTGCTTGGTGTGACCAAGAACGCCAATGAGGATGAGATCAAGAAAGCATATCGTAAGCTGGCGCGCCAATATCATCCGGACGTGAACAAGGCGAGCGATGCGGAAGATAAGTTTAAAGAGGTCAAAGAAGCTTATGACATTCTGAGTGATAGCGGCAAACGGGCGCGTTATGACCAATACGGACATGTCGATCCGAACCAGGGAATGGGCGGAGGCTTCCAAGGTGGCGACTTCGGCGGCTTTGGTGATATCTTCGATATGTTCTTCGGCGGCGGTGGTCGCCGTGACCCGAACGCGCCACAGCGCGGGAATGATCTACAGTATAATCTGACGATTGAGTTTAAGGAAGCCGTCTTCGGCAAGGAGATGGATATAACGATTCCTAGAACGGAGAGCTGTGACACTTGCTTCGGCTCCGGGGCGAAACCGGGCACTAAGCCAGAGACTTGCTCCGTGTGTCATGGTAGCGGTCAGCAGGAAGTTGTGCAGAATACGCCGTTTGGACGTATGGTCAATCGTCGTGCATGTAGCAACTGCGGCGGCAAGGGCAAGATCATTAAGGAGAAATGCTCAACCTGTGGCGGCAACGGTCAAGTGAAGAAGCAGCGTAAGCTCCATATCCGTATCCCTGCAGGGGTGGATGATGGTGCGCAAATGCGTATGGCCGGTGAAGGAGAAGGCGGACTTCGCGGAGGCCCTTCCGGAGATTTGTATATTATCATTAATGTGAAAACGCATGATTTCTTCGAGCGCGAAGGCGACGATATCTATTGTGAAGTACCGCTTACTTTTGCTCAGGCAGCACTCGGTGATGAGATCGAGATCCCGACGTTGAGCGAGAAAGTGAAGCTGAAGATACCTGCCGGCACGCAAACAGGGACCTTCTTCCGTCTTAAAGGCAAGGGTGTTCCTAGATTGCGTGGAGTCGGCCAGGGCGATCAGCATGTTAAAGTGGTGGTCATCACTCCAAGCAAACTGAACGAGGAACAGAAGGAGTTGCTGCGTCAATTCGCATCGCTTAGCGGGGAGCAGACGCACGAGAATGAGCAGTCCTTTTTTGATCGCATGAAGAAGGCATTTCGTGGAGACTGA
- a CDS encoding YxcD family protein — translation MVLSMDEIINAICLHTAERTGVRPTDVQVELSWDEEYGYTGEIWVDGRSRYIVELNIIEAIMQYVYREYGIRAFRDDIKLDLDEEITAMIQESTY, via the coding sequence ATGGTTCTCAGCATGGATGAAATTATCAATGCCATTTGCCTCCATACCGCCGAAAGAACCGGCGTCCGTCCCACCGACGTTCAAGTCGAACTCAGCTGGGATGAGGAATACGGATATACCGGGGAAATTTGGGTGGACGGCCGCAGCCGATATATCGTCGAGTTGAATATTATTGAAGCGATCATGCAATACGTATATCGTGAATATGGGATTCGCGCTTTCCGTGATGATATTAAGCTAGACCTGGATGAAGAGATTACAGCGATGATCCAGGAATCTACCTATTGA
- a CDS encoding YfhD family protein, with the protein MNHSQSGHNHRKSPAVAGADSRYEDVEFSEDHADQEDWEALERSERADARMQHRKKLNP; encoded by the coding sequence TTGAATCACTCGCAATCGGGTCACAATCATAGGAAGAGCCCTGCTGTAGCAGGAGCCGATAGCCGTTATGAAGATGTAGAATTCTCCGAAGATCATGCCGATCAGGAAGATTGGGAAGCGTTGGAGCGGAGTGAACGGGCGGACGCTCGTATGCAGCATCGTAAGAAATTGAATCCATAA
- the prmA gene encoding 50S ribosomal protein L11 methyltransferase, whose translation MIWKELTIHTTEEAVEMVSNFLHEAGAGGVTIEEHVDNSKPRDTSLGQWFEIPPNDIPEGEAKISGYFAQGSDMDEVIEQVKERTEELRVFNIDPGKAEITVRDVHEDDWANNWKQYFKPLRVSEKLTIKPTWEDYEPQSVDEKIIELDPGMAFGTGTHPTTSLCLRTLEGVIQEGDEVIDVGTGSGILAIGACQLGASRVLALDLDPIAVTSAMENAKLNQLEDRIQVVESDLLSVLKQGERFKLDVKLPIRVVVANILAEIILLFIEDVYEALQPGGYYIASGIYKNKEQIVQEALVTAGFDIEKTAREEDWVAFVARKR comes from the coding sequence ATGATCTGGAAAGAACTTACTATACATACTACTGAGGAAGCTGTGGAAATGGTCTCTAATTTTCTGCACGAAGCCGGGGCCGGCGGTGTGACGATTGAGGAGCACGTTGACAACAGCAAGCCTAGAGATACATCGCTTGGGCAATGGTTCGAGATTCCACCGAATGATATCCCCGAAGGTGAAGCGAAGATTAGTGGATACTTTGCACAGGGCTCTGATATGGACGAGGTTATAGAGCAAGTGAAGGAACGTACGGAAGAGCTTCGTGTTTTTAATATTGATCCAGGCAAGGCCGAAATTACAGTCAGAGATGTACATGAGGATGATTGGGCGAATAACTGGAAGCAGTATTTCAAGCCGCTGCGCGTGTCGGAGAAGCTGACGATAAAACCAACCTGGGAAGATTATGAGCCACAATCTGTAGATGAAAAGATTATTGAACTTGATCCAGGAATGGCCTTTGGAACAGGCACACATCCAACCACTTCACTGTGCTTGCGTACCTTGGAAGGAGTTATCCAGGAAGGGGACGAGGTTATTGATGTTGGAACAGGTTCTGGTATTTTGGCGATCGGTGCTTGCCAGTTAGGGGCTTCCCGAGTGCTAGCATTAGACCTTGATCCCATTGCAGTAACAAGTGCGATGGAGAATGCTAAGCTGAATCAGCTTGAGGATCGCATTCAAGTCGTCGAGAGTGATCTGCTCTCTGTTTTGAAGCAGGGAGAACGGTTCAAGCTGGACGTTAAGCTTCCGATCCGTGTTGTGGTTGCGAATATTTTGGCAGAGATTATACTGCTCTTCATTGAGGACGTATACGAAGCTCTGCAGCCTGGTGGCTATTATATTGCATCGGGAATTTACAAGAACAAAGAGCAAATAGTACAGGAGGCGCTCGTAACAGCTGGATTCGACATTGAGAAAACGGCGCGGGAAGAAGACTGGGTCGCATTTGTCGCGAGAAAGAGGTAG
- a CDS encoding site-2 protease family protein, with protein MDFLNQILRVPLDQLPFFLITLLIAFTVHEFSHAYFANKFGDPTAKLLGRVTLNPAVHFDLLGIILLLIAGFGWARPVPVNRDNFSKPRTMGVVVSIAGPLSNLLLGILGAFIYVVLLRFGVIPHLLMDGNSKISIALHTFFGMFIYMNFFLFLFNLIPLPPLDGYRILEDIVPRRMLGKLQQFESWSIIIFLIILVVPFMQRYTIAPLYNLAYSWSGNIISFFNMLFYR; from the coding sequence ATGGATTTTTTGAATCAGATTTTACGTGTCCCGCTAGACCAGCTTCCTTTTTTTCTCATCACTTTATTAATTGCGTTTACGGTACATGAATTTTCACATGCTTATTTTGCTAATAAATTCGGTGATCCTACGGCAAAATTGCTGGGTAGAGTCACCTTGAATCCTGCGGTGCATTTCGACCTGTTGGGGATTATTTTACTCCTGATCGCTGGATTCGGCTGGGCAAGACCGGTTCCTGTCAATCGGGACAATTTCAGCAAGCCTCGTACGATGGGGGTTGTCGTCTCGATCGCTGGCCCGCTTAGCAATTTGCTGCTCGGGATTCTCGGTGCCTTTATTTACGTGGTGCTGCTTCGATTCGGGGTTATCCCTCATCTGTTAATGGACGGGAACAGTAAAATTTCGATCGCCCTTCATACTTTCTTCGGAATGTTCATCTACATGAACTTCTTCCTGTTCTTGTTCAATCTGATTCCATTGCCTCCGCTGGATGGATATCGTATCCTGGAGGATATCGTGCCACGCCGGATGCTTGGCAAGCTGCAGCAGTTTGAAAGTTGGTCTATTATTATCTTTTTAATTATACTTGTTGTGCCTTTCATGCAGCGTTACACGATCGCACCTCTCTATAATTTGGCGTATTCGTGGTCGGGGAATATTATATCTTTCTTCAATATGCTCTTCTATAGGTAA
- a CDS encoding 16S rRNA (uracil(1498)-N(3))-methyltransferase, with protein sequence MQRYFIESEQFGEQQVVITGDDARHIGKVMRSKPGDEFIVSDGVSREALVKIVSIEPGEVEAEIVSQLEPTGEPWLQVTIAQSLPKGDKMETVIQKCTEIGAAAFLPFISERTVVQYDMKKEEKRTQRWRKIAKEAAEQAHRSKIPAVVAPVSWRELIAAFADFDLVCLCYEQENGQGLRDALRPFVAGLETEKTYRIAVVVGPEGGFSEAEVTAAVEAGAVSIGLGRRILRTETAAMAALTCIMYESGEMGGA encoded by the coding sequence ATGCAGCGTTATTTTATTGAGTCTGAGCAGTTCGGAGAGCAGCAGGTCGTTATTACTGGCGACGATGCCCGGCACATCGGGAAGGTAATGCGCTCCAAGCCTGGGGACGAATTCATCGTTAGCGATGGAGTATCTCGGGAAGCGCTAGTTAAGATCGTCTCGATTGAACCTGGCGAGGTTGAAGCTGAGATCGTTAGCCAGCTTGAACCTACTGGAGAGCCTTGGCTTCAAGTAACAATTGCTCAGAGTTTACCGAAGGGTGACAAGATGGAGACCGTGATTCAGAAATGCACCGAGATTGGTGCGGCGGCTTTTCTGCCGTTTATTTCGGAGCGCACGGTGGTCCAATATGATATGAAAAAGGAAGAGAAGCGTACTCAGCGCTGGCGCAAAATCGCGAAGGAGGCCGCAGAACAGGCCCATCGCAGTAAAATTCCTGCCGTTGTGGCACCTGTTTCCTGGCGGGAATTAATCGCTGCTTTCGCAGATTTTGACCTGGTATGCTTGTGTTACGAGCAAGAGAATGGTCAGGGGCTGCGCGATGCACTGCGGCCTTTTGTTGCGGGGCTTGAGACAGAAAAAACTTATAGAATAGCAGTTGTAGTCGGGCCAGAAGGTGGCTTCTCGGAGGCTGAGGTGACGGCGGCTGTTGAAGCAGGCGCAGTATCCATCGGCCTTGGACGGCGCATACTGCGGACGGAGACGGCGGCGATGGCCGCCCTGACTTGCATCATGTATGAATCTGGAGAAATGGGAGGAGCTTGA
- the mtaB gene encoding tRNA (N(6)-L-threonylcarbamoyladenosine(37)-C(2))-methylthiotransferase MtaB gives MPSVAFYTLGCKVNFYDTEAIWQMFKNEGYEQVDFEQTADVYLINTCTVTNTGDKKSRQIIRRAVRRNPNAIIAVTGCYAQTSPAEIMDIPGVDLVIGNQDREKIIPYVNQIRAQREPINAVRNIMKTREFEELDVPSFADHTRAFLKIQEGCNNFCTFCIIPWARGLSRSRDPQSVVNQARQLVAAGYNEIVLTGIHTGGYGDDLEDYKLPDLLWDLDKIESLGRIRISSIEASQIDDRMLEVLEGSSKMCRHFHIPIQAGNDDVLKRMRRKYTVAEFEQKIKRIREFMPDVAITTDVIVGFPGETEEMYRDGYETLKRIGFSEMHVFPYSTRTGTPAAKMEDQVDEEIKHARVQELIELSETMQSAYAEKFVGQVLDVIPERDMEALAVDGHLTGFADNYLKIRFPGSQDMIGKICRVKLTKADANTSEGLLVRVLDDSVQALA, from the coding sequence ATGCCATCCGTTGCATTTTATACCTTGGGTTGCAAAGTGAACTTTTACGATACAGAAGCGATCTGGCAAATGTTCAAAAATGAGGGTTACGAGCAAGTTGATTTTGAACAGACTGCGGACGTGTATCTTATTAATACTTGTACTGTTACCAATACGGGTGACAAGAAGAGCAGACAGATTATTCGGCGTGCCGTACGGCGCAATCCGAACGCGATCATCGCGGTCACCGGATGTTATGCCCAAACTTCTCCTGCGGAGATCATGGATATTCCTGGCGTCGATCTTGTGATCGGTAATCAGGACCGGGAAAAGATTATCCCTTATGTGAACCAGATCAGAGCACAGAGGGAACCCATCAATGCAGTACGCAATATTATGAAGACCCGCGAATTTGAGGAGCTTGATGTTCCGAGCTTCGCCGACCATACCCGGGCTTTTCTGAAAATCCAGGAGGGCTGTAACAATTTCTGCACCTTCTGCATTATCCCTTGGGCGCGCGGGCTATCGCGCAGTCGTGATCCGCAGAGCGTTGTCAATCAGGCGCGTCAGCTCGTCGCAGCCGGATATAATGAGATCGTATTAACCGGGATTCATACTGGCGGATATGGCGATGATCTGGAAGACTACAAGCTGCCTGATTTGCTGTGGGATCTGGATAAGATCGAGAGTCTTGGTCGGATTCGCATTAGTTCAATCGAAGCGAGTCAGATTGATGACCGAATGCTGGAGGTCCTGGAAGGTTCCTCGAAAATGTGCCGTCATTTCCACATTCCAATTCAGGCTGGCAACGACGACGTATTGAAGCGGATGCGGCGCAAATATACAGTGGCAGAATTCGAACAGAAGATTAAGCGAATCCGCGAGTTTATGCCGGACGTAGCGATTACAACCGATGTTATCGTAGGTTTCCCTGGTGAGACAGAGGAAATGTACCGCGACGGTTACGAAACCTTGAAGCGTATCGGATTCTCGGAAATGCACGTATTCCCGTATTCCACTCGGACAGGTACACCGGCAGCGAAGATGGAAGATCAAGTTGATGAAGAGATCAAGCATGCCCGCGTACAGGAACTGATCGAATTGTCAGAGACAATGCAGTCAGCCTACGCCGAGAAATTCGTAGGTCAAGTTCTTGACGTCATTCCTGAACGGGATATGGAGGCTTTGGCTGTAGATGGCCATTTGACGGGGTTCGCCGATAATTATTTGAAAATCCGGTTCCCAGGTTCGCAGGATATGATCGGTAAGATATGCCGGGTTAAGTTAACCAAGGCGGATGCCAACACAAGCGAAGGCTTATTGGTACGTGTCCTGGACGATTCGGTTCAAGCTCTGGCTTAA